Below is a window of Desmonostoc muscorum LEGE 12446 DNA.
AAAATGATTTTTAATCTAAAATCTAAAATCTAAAATCTAAAATTGCCACCGTTAAATACTATCTGGATCTATATTTAATTCTCGCAGTTTTGCTGCAAGGCGATCGCTACGTTGCTTTTCCAGTTCCGCCTGTCGTGCAACTTCTTCTGGTGCTGGAATTAGTTGTCCTTCAGGCGTAAAAAATCGTAATTTTTCTTTATCAATCCCCAAATATAACTCTAATTGCTGACTCCACAACCAACCTTGAGGATTAGGTTCCAACGGTTGATACTTACCAGCTAGCAAAACAAACCCAGCGAATTCTAAATTATTGGGATCAAACCAAAAATATTCTGGTGTACGAAATATATCTTGGTAAATTTGTTTTTTCAAGCCTTTATCAGTTGCTGCCGTGGAATCTGATAGCAGTTCTACAATGAGGTTGGGATACTTGCCATCTTCTTCCCAGACAACCCAGCTTTTACGAGGTTTGCGTTCAGTCCCCTGCACTACAAAAAAATCTGGGCCTCGGAAGTTTTCTGATTTGAGTTGGCGTGGACTGTAGTAGATGGTGAGATTACCCGATGCATAGAAATCGTTGCGATTTCGCCACAACCACTCCAAACATTGAATCAGCAGTGTCATTTGTAGCCGATGTAAGTCAGTTTCCAAAGGCGGTTCGTCACTATATAAATCCCCTGGGGGAAATATAACATCTTCTGGGGTTGCTAAATTTTCGACGACAGACATGGTAGAAAGTGTCTTAGTGCTATAAGTCTAGCGTAGCAGTTAGAAGGATAGACGCTTAGCAACTTATTATTAGATATGTCAGGTATTATAAAGTATTCCTGTAGGAATATAAACATGAATCAATGAGACAACTCAGACTTTTTGAATATGAACCTTCCAAAGAAAAACTCCCAACCAATCTGACAACAAATCGTCATCCGATACACAGATGGTTCAACTTTATAGCTGGTTTTTCTCCGGAGTTTGTGAATTTCTGCATTCAAGAATCTGGCTTAAAAGCAGATGAAATACTTATTGATCCATTTTCAGGTTTGTCTACCTCCCTCGTACAGGGAAACTTTCAGGGTATATGCTCTGTTGGTTTTGAAGCTCACCCTTTTTTCTACGACATTTCCCTTGCAAAAATATTCCCCCCTACCTGCATTCAGCAAGTAGATGCTATCGAAAAAATCTGTAAATTTATTGAACCATACACTAGCGATATTGCAGAAATTTGGACAACAGATGC
It encodes the following:
- a CDS encoding Uma2 family endonuclease; this encodes MSVVENLATPEDVIFPPGDLYSDEPPLETDLHRLQMTLLIQCLEWLWRNRNDFYASGNLTIYYSPRQLKSENFRGPDFFVVQGTERKPRKSWVVWEEDGKYPNLIVELLSDSTAATDKGLKKQIYQDIFRTPEYFWFDPNNLEFAGFVLLAGKYQPLEPNPQGWLWSQQLELYLGIDKEKLRFFTPEGQLIPAPEEVARQAELEKQRSDRLAAKLRELNIDPDSI